Sequence from the Gemmatimonadota bacterium genome:
ATTCTGGTGTTAGCTTAAAAGCATCTTTGGGGATACTCCCGCAACTCGTCAAAACTATTACCACTGTGGCAAGTAGTGGTAATAGAGGATTCTTTTTATACATCATCTATGACCTTCCTTGAAGTCGGTTCACAACTTCCACTTCTATAACTGATGTATTTGTCTCAGAACCGCGATGCGTGATACGCGAAGTCTCGTACTTTTTTATCTTCATCAAATTTTATGATTACAGTGAGGGTTCTCTGAGATGTTGAACTGGCTCCAGATGTGCCTGAAGCTCCGCCACCTCCCCCAAGAAACACATCGGCTATGCTGCTTATGAGGATGAGAGAAGCAATACCGCCTTCACTGGTCGAGTATGCTGTTTCCGTCGAGATTTTGTCATATATCCACACTTCACGCCGTTCTTCATCTGTTGAAACGATGTTTGGCGATCCGAGAACCTGGGCGACTTCGGCACCGCTCATACCAACTCTTATTTCCTTTTGGACCTTTCCGACAGTCATCCGATCGCCGGAATCATCCCGGACAGCCCGTCGATGCTGAGGGGTCATCATGCAACCCGATAGGAATACCACAGCCATTGCTGCTATCAGTAATTTTTTCATGTTACTCCTCCTTATAGTAATATTTGCCCTTGTGCTGTCAACTCCGCGAATTTGTCCTACTGTTCAAAATTTGTTGCAGTTTCCATTTTCTGCGATATGTCGTTGGGCTTTCCCCATACGTCGCTTTGAAAACCCTGCTAAACGTCGATAAGTACGCAAAGCCACACTGATAGGCAATTTCTGAAATGGAATCGGATGTGTGCTTCAACGCTTCTTCAGCCTTTGTTAGGCGCACATTCCGCAGGCACATCCTGAATGATTCTCCAAAATGTTTTTTGAACAATTCATATCCATAGGTCTTAGAAAACTTGAAATAGTGCAGGACATCTTCAAATTTCAGGTCTGGATTGGTGTAATTGTCTTCCAGAAATGATTCCAATCGGTTCTTCCACATATCTTGTGAAAGCATATATCTCTTAACTCTGGCCAAGAATTGGTCTCTCTCTATTGGTTTATCAAATACACTCACGGCACCAGCCGTTCGAGCAGATTTTGATCGACCTGTCGCGCTTCGACAGATTCGTATAAAAAATATATTGCTCCAAATTAGAGAGAATCAAGTTGTAAAATTTGTCCTAATGTTCAAAATTTGTTCCAGTTTCCACTTTTTTGCGATATGTGGTCGGATTATTACATATAAAAACTCTGCTAAAAGTCGATAAGGACGTAAAACCACATAGATAAGTAGTTTCTGAAATGGAATTTCCGGTATGTGGTTGGGTTATTTCCATATTTCGCTTTGAACACCCTGCTAAAAGTCGATAAGGACGTAAAACCACACCGATAAGCAATTTCTGAAATGGAGTCCGATGTGTTCTTTAACGCTTCTTCAGCCTTTGTTAGGCGCACATTCCGCAGGCACATCCTGAATGATTCTCCAAAATATTTTTTGAACAATTCATATCCATAGGTCTTAGAAAACTTGAAATAGTGCATGATGTCTTCAAATTTCAGGTCTGGATTGGTGCAATTGTCTTCCAAAAATGATTCCAACCGGTCTTTCCACATATACTGTGATGGCATATATCTTTTTACTTTGGTCAAAAATCTATCTCTCGCTATGGGTTTATCAAGTACACTCACGGCACCGGCCTTGATCAGTTGCTCGCCCAATTCTGCGGATCCCAAACTCGTCATGATCAGTATAGCTGTCTGAATTTTCTCTGCCTGCACATGCGTCAGCAGTGTTATCCCATCCATATCCTCTACCTGTGCCTCAACCACAGCGAGGTCAATTTTCTCCTTGTGTAAAATTTCAAGGCTTTTGTGCCCATTTTCCGCAGTGAATATTTCATACGATTTGTCTCTCAGGAATCTTTCAAGTGCTGAGATTACATGTGGCTCATGATCTACAATCAGAATTTTCTGCTTGTCCATATATTCCCCGCATTGTTGAATTTTGCTGTGAAAGAGACCGGGCATTGGGCAATACATCGCCTGCATCAGATCCTTTGCAAACACTCTGAGGTACATCATGGCGTATTTCATATAGATTGTCGTCACTCCTGCGGAGTCAGGAGTCCAGTATGGCAGGTTTACCTGTGGATTACGGCTTTAAGCATGCCGCAATGACGATAGCAAAATCGATATGCACTTCTTGCCACGATGCACCGAGTTACATCGGATTCAATACACGTAGAAATACCGCTGGCATACCGCATGGACTTGTCCCGTATAGAGTCATCACGGGACAGGTCTATGCAGTACAGGCCTGAAATATCTGTGCGGGAAATCTGAAGGAAAACAGCGTGATTGGGAGGTACACCGAGAGAGGATACTACTTGATCGCTTTCAGAACTATCCAGAGAAGGGGAATAGCTGCTGGTCTGAGAGGAAAGCGACCGCGGGTAAAACGAGGATATTCGGCTCAGCAGACTGGTGAAGCCGAGCGCGAAGGGAAAGAATTTGAGAGAAAGTGCCATGGTCAACCGTGTGAACAATTTTGCAAATTGGATTTGTAAGGATTTGTCTTAATGACTTACAAATCTCGAGATATTTGCATAAATATTTGTTTGTCAACAGCTTAAAAAAAACCGTTCACACTATTGATCGTGGCAATTCCCTCCCGATAGGATACGAAAACAGCGACAACGCTGCTGATATGGTAGGAGAGGCTCGATAAGGCTTGTCAGTCAACTTTGCCATCTGCCTCTGTTCCGTTTCTCACGCTTTGTCCCGTATAAAGTTTCAAAAAAATTGACAATTCTATAAGTCGTATTATAGAGACTTATGATTTTTACGGGTCGAGAATTTATCAATAGAGTGTCCGATTTGAAGTTAATATCTACGGTGAATTGTGGCGCGCCTGAGTGATTGACATTTACAAAAAGGCGACCCAAATCCATTGCGTAATGGATCGCCTTTTTTAAATTTTGCCTGTCACTATTTTCCTATAGGAAAACCGACACCGACCTGAAGGGCAATAGCTCGGTTCTTAACATCCTCTCCTTCGGCAATCGACAGGAGCCCCAAAGTGTACAGCAACTCGACTGAGAATGTCATCCCTTCGGACATCGCCATCTCAGTACCGATCCCTCCTGTAATGCCAAGGTCCAGGGTCTTGGGGCCATCTCCATCATCACCGCAATCCTCACCTGCGGCTTCGCACTTGACATTGATCCCTATCGCCGGTCCGGCAAGCACATACACAGAAGCTGCGCTCTCGGGCGGCGTGAGGTTGACGACACCCAGGCCCGAAAGCTCAATGTAATCCAAACTTACATCTGCACTGATACTAAGACCCTCTAAATTTGCACTAAGACCGTAACCCTTCTGCACATAGTCGCCACCGAGTCGAAGGCTGAATTTGTCCTGTATTGGGATAGTCGCAGAAGCACCGAGTTTGATGCCGGTTCGCGCATCCACATCTGCGCCATCAAAGTTCCCACTTGCAGACGCCCGACTCATGCCACCCCGAATGCCGATTGTGGTCTGGCCGAAAATGGAGGTGGGGAAGTTCATAGCTACCAGAGCTATGACGCTTATAACGATAGATCTACGCAGGTGTTTCATAGCTGCAACTCCTTTGAAAAATGGTTGTGTTGAGAGCGATCTCAACAGATGTATGTCCTGCACACGGTTTGAACTACCGCGTCCTTATAGACGATATATCGCTCTAAAAAATAGGCCCAATTTGACCTTAGATGTCAACCTCGCAAGTTTGTCCTGAAGTTCAAAATTTGTCCCAGTTTCCATTTTTTTGCCATATTGGGATAAAATCCCAAAAATAAAAGCCCTGCTTAAGCAAGCAGAGCTTTAGAGTAATTCAAACAGAACAGGTCGCAACTCAGACCAGTTCAACGTCAGTCGTCATCCTGTAAAAGGGGCCAAGTCCATATCTGTGTTAGATTAGTCCTCTCTGCATCGCAATCGCGGCGGCTTCTGTGCGGTTGCCCGCGCCGAGTTTGCCCAGGATTTCGCTGACGTGAAATTTTACCGTGCGTTCGGAAATGTTGAGTTGATCGGCGATTTCTTTGTTCAACAGTCCCGTTGCCAACAGGTGTAGCACTTCTTTTTGCCGTGCGGTCAATGCATCGGGATTGTTCACGCTGTCCAATAGTTTGGAAGCGATGAGGGGTTCGAGTAGGGATCCGCCTTCGTTCACCACGCGCACGGCGCGAAACACATCATCTCGAGGCGCGCCTTTGAGCAAATAGCCTTTTGCGCCAGCCCGCATCGCCGATACGATGCGCTCGTCCGTATCAAAGACAGTAAATACGATTACCCGCACGTTGCGTCCCAGTTCTCCCAGTCGCTGGAGCGTCTCTATACCATCTACGCGTGGCATCTCCAGGTCGAGTAATAGCACATCGGGGGTGCGTTCAGCGACCAGATGCAATGCTTCTGCGCCATCGCCAGCTTCTCCCACGACCTCAAAATCGGATTGCGTCTGTAGCATGGCAATCAGGCCATCGCGCACAACGGGATGATCGTCTGCAACGACAATGCGAATGGGTTTGCTCATATCTCGCGCTCCAGTGGGATGTGGATTTCCAAACGCGTGCCGCGGTCGGGCGCGCTTTCAATTGCAAATGAACCGCCCAGTAAATGCGCCCGCTCATTCAGGCCAATGAGGCCGTATCGATCTTCCCGCACGTTTTCAGGATCAAATCCGCGACCGTCGTCTTCGACTACGAGCTGGGCGTATTGAGGCGTTGACGTCAGTTCGATGAGGACTTTTTGGGCATCTGCATGCTGCGCGATGTTGTTCAATGCCTCTTGTGCCATGCGATATAAGCTCGCTTCTATTCTGACAGATAGGGGATGTTCGCCAATACTTTTTACGCGTACACGCGCTGCGCCGCCAATATTTTGCCCCAGGGTTTCCAGTGCTTCAATCAATGTGCGATTTTCAAGTGGTGCAGCGCGCAAATCCAGCACTGCCCGCCGCGCCTCTTCCAGGTTGTCGCGCGCCAGAGCTATGGCATCGCGCACGGTTTCGGACAGGATTTTGGGATCTGTATTGCCGTCGAGCAAGGCATCCAGAGTTTCCAGACGCATCAAGATCGCCACCAGATTCTGACCCAGAGTGTCGTGTAATTCCCGCGCGAGTCTGAAACGCTCATCCACTGCGCCAATTTCAACACTTTTTTCGTATAGACGCGCGCGTTCAATTGCAATGCTCATCAAGTCGCCCACTGTATTGAGCAAGCGCAGGTCTTCTTCCGAGAGTTCACGC
This genomic interval carries:
- a CDS encoding AraC family transcriptional regulator; translated protein: MLSQDMWKNRLESFLEDNYTNPDLKFEDVLHYFKFSKTYGYELFKKHFGESFRMCLRNVRLTKAEEALKHTSDSISEIAYQCGFAYLSTFSRVFKATYGESPTTYRRKWKLQQILNSRTNSRS
- a CDS encoding response regulator, with product MMYLRVFAKDLMQAMYCPMPGLFHSKIQQCGEYMDKQKILIVDHEPHVISALERFLRDKSYEIFTAENGHKSLEILHKEKIDLAVVEAQVEDMDGITLLTHVQAEKIQTAILIMTSLGSAELGEQLIKAGAVSVLDKPIARDRFLTKVKRYMPSQYMWKDRLESFLEDNCTNPDLKFEDIMHYFKFSKTYGYELFKKYFGESFRMCLRNVRLTKAEEALKNTSDSISEIAYRCGFTSLSTFSRVFKAKYGNNPTTYRKFHFRNYLSMWFYVLIDF
- a CDS encoding outer membrane beta-barrel protein is translated as MKHLRRSIVISVIALVAMNFPTSIFGQTTIGIRGGMSRASASGNFDGADVDARTGIKLGASATIPIQDKFSLRLGGDYVQKGYGLSANLEGLSISADVSLDYIELSGLGVVNLTPPESAASVYVLAGPAIGINVKCEAAGEDCGDDGDGPKTLDLGITGGIGTEMAMSEGMTFSVELLYTLGLLSIAEGEDVKNRAIALQVGVGFPIGK
- a CDS encoding response regulator transcription factor, with the protein product MSKPIRIVVADDHPVVRDGLIAMLQTQSDFEVVGEAGDGAEALHLVAERTPDVLLLDLEMPRVDGIETLQRLGELGRNVRVIVFTVFDTDERIVSAMRAGAKGYLLKGAPRDDVFRAVRVVNEGGSLLEPLIASKLLDSVNNPDALTARQKEVLHLLATGLLNKEIADQLNISERTVKFHVSEILGKLGAGNRTEAAAIAMQRGLI
- a CDS encoding GAF domain-containing sensor histidine kinase gives rise to the protein MILSISVKDLYRHRAEEAENPIREHELTCLMSDQLKQRNRELSILNAIAHALNQSVNLDQALETALEKVAALLGLSTSWIWLMHEDTHQPYLAAAQNLPPVLRDNPSKMGGWCYCLDTYEKGDLKGAANVNVVACSRLKGLVEGTDGLQYHASIPLYAQEKKVGVLNVGSAEWRELSEEDLRLLNTVGDLMSIAIERARLYEKSVEIGAVDERFRLARELHDTLGQNLVAILMRLETLDALLDGNTDPKILSETVRDAIALARDNLEEARRAVLDLRAAPLENRTLIEALETLGQNIGGAARVRVKSIGEHPLSVRIEASLYRMAQEALNNIAQHADAQKVLIELTSTPQYAQLVVEDDGRGFDPENVREDRYGLIGLNERAHLLGGSFAIESAPDRGTRLEIHIPLEREI